A portion of the Streptomyces platensis genome contains these proteins:
- a CDS encoding PLP-dependent aminotransferase family protein — translation MPESWVNLAESLGADLHLELTGPGSRRAVLIRALRDAVRSGRLTPGTRLPPYRSLAADLGIARNTVADAYAELVAEGWLSARQGSGTRVAHRAQPLTPTRAPAHRAPVSRPTHNLLQGQPDAASFPRTAWLAAARRALTAAPHDAFGPGDPRGRPELRRALADYLARTRGVRTDPERIVICSGFAHALRLLLPAVLPGPLAVESYGLPFHRHLLATAGLRTHPLGIDEHGAVSAELAEAKGVEAVLLTPAHQFPLGVPLHPDRRAAVINWARESGRYVLEDDYDGEFRYDRKPVGALQGLDPERVLHIGSVSKSLSPAVRLGWMVLPDRLIDAVLEAKGEREAWAGVTDQLTLAEFLAHGAYDRHIRRMRQRYRRRRDQLLDAVADHAPHLTVTGIAAGLHAVLQLPDGAGEPDEQAALRAARWQGLALDGLSGYRHPEATMTAHHGLVVGYAAPSDSAFPAALEALCRALPPLG, via the coding sequence ATGCCGGAATCATGGGTCAATCTCGCGGAGAGCCTGGGCGCCGATCTGCATCTGGAGCTGACCGGGCCCGGCAGCCGCCGCGCCGTCCTCATCCGGGCGCTGCGGGACGCGGTACGGTCCGGACGGCTCACCCCCGGCACGCGGCTGCCGCCCTACCGCTCGCTCGCCGCCGACCTCGGCATCGCCCGTAACACCGTCGCCGACGCCTACGCCGAACTCGTCGCCGAGGGCTGGCTCAGCGCCCGGCAGGGCTCCGGCACCCGCGTCGCCCACCGCGCGCAGCCGCTGACGCCCACCCGGGCCCCGGCCCACCGCGCCCCGGTGAGCCGCCCCACGCACAACCTCCTCCAGGGCCAGCCGGACGCCGCGTCCTTTCCGCGCACCGCCTGGCTCGCCGCCGCGCGCCGTGCGCTGACCGCCGCCCCGCACGACGCGTTCGGCCCCGGCGACCCGCGCGGCCGCCCCGAACTGCGCCGCGCCCTCGCCGACTACCTGGCGCGCACCCGTGGCGTACGCACCGACCCCGAACGCATCGTGATCTGCTCCGGCTTCGCCCACGCGCTGCGGCTGCTGCTGCCCGCCGTGCTCCCCGGGCCGCTCGCCGTCGAGTCCTACGGCCTGCCGTTCCACCGCCATCTCCTGGCCACCGCCGGCCTCCGCACCCACCCCCTCGGCATCGACGAACACGGCGCCGTGAGTGCGGAGTTGGCGGAAGCCAAGGGAGTGGAGGCGGTGCTGCTCACCCCGGCGCACCAATTCCCGCTCGGCGTGCCGCTGCACCCGGACCGCCGGGCCGCGGTCATCAACTGGGCGAGGGAGAGCGGAAGGTACGTCCTCGAAGACGACTACGACGGTGAATTCCGCTACGACCGCAAGCCCGTCGGCGCCCTCCAGGGCCTGGATCCGGAGCGTGTCCTCCATATCGGCTCGGTCAGCAAGAGCCTCTCCCCCGCGGTGCGGCTGGGCTGGATGGTGCTTCCCGACCGGCTCATCGACGCCGTACTGGAGGCCAAGGGCGAGCGCGAGGCCTGGGCGGGCGTCACCGACCAGCTCACCCTCGCCGAGTTCCTCGCCCACGGCGCCTACGACCGGCACATCCGCCGGATGCGCCAGCGCTACCGCCGGCGCCGCGACCAGCTGCTCGACGCGGTGGCCGACCATGCCCCGCACCTCACCGTCACCGGCATCGCGGCCGGTCTGCACGCCGTCCTCCAACTCCCCGACGGCGCGGGCGAGCCGGACGAACAAGCGGCCCTGCGCGCCGCCCGCTGGCAGGGCCTGGCCCTCGACGGCCTGTCCGGCTACCGCCACCCCGAGGCCACCATGACGGCCCACCACGGCCTGGTCGTCGGCTATGCGGCCCCCAGCGACAGCGCCTTCCCCGCCGCCCTGGAGGCGCTGTGCCGGGCGCTGCCGCCTCTGGGGTAG